One region of Flavobacterium lipolyticum genomic DNA includes:
- a CDS encoding type II toxin-antitoxin system ParD family antitoxin, producing MGKNTSISLGDHFEHFIENSLSQGRFKNASEVIRAALRLLEEEENRLLLLKKAVQDGLDSGRAENFDARKHLESLKANKRNG from the coding sequence ATGGGAAAAAATACATCAATATCGCTTGGAGATCATTTTGAGCACTTCATTGAAAATAGCCTTTCTCAGGGAAGATTCAAAAATGCCAGTGAAGTGATCAGAGCTGCATTACGCCTTTTAGAGGAAGAAGAAAATCGTTTGCTTCTTTTAAAAAAAGCAGTTCAGGATGGTTTGGACAGTGGTCGTGCAGAGAATTTTGATGCCAGGAAACATCTCGAAAGTTTAAAAGCAAACAAGAGAAATGGCTAA
- a CDS encoding type II toxin-antitoxin system RelE/ParE family toxin: MAKYYLTNKAVEDLAEIWNYAFEEWSENQADTYYEQLLSSCQEVADDPGLGRKYDMVTEKLLGFKTNRHILFYRIISDSEIEIVRILHERMDLKSKF; the protein is encoded by the coding sequence ATGGCTAAGTATTATTTAACGAATAAAGCGGTTGAAGATTTAGCTGAAATTTGGAATTATGCTTTTGAGGAGTGGTCAGAAAATCAGGCTGATACATATTATGAGCAGCTTTTGAGTTCTTGTCAGGAAGTTGCGGATGATCCAGGTCTTGGAAGAAAATATGATATGGTAACCGAAAAATTGCTTGGTTTTAAAACAAATCGGCATATTCTTTTTTATCGAATTATTTCAGATAGTGAGATTGAGATTGTGAGAATCCTTCATGAAAGAATGGATTTGAAAAGTAAGTTTTGA
- a CDS encoding cation:dicarboxylate symporter family transporter → MNITTPKSSKQPQKSTFRLIVTNLTFWVLIAIIAGILLGHFSPANGVKMEILGAKFIALIKLFIGPIIFLTIVLGISGMGNLKKVGRIGIKALGYFEVVSTVALAIGVAVAYFFKPGKIDKSSLTLGDASQYTTNAAEHFSWLQFFLSNFTLQVLLAAIVCGIALNFYRKREQTILILERFSNVVFLGLKYVMYLAPIGAFGGMAYTIGKFGLQTLIPLGKLMLCVYLTMALFVFLILGSILRYYKIRILSVLKYIKEELLLVLGTSSSEAALPSIMVKLEQMGCSKSVVGLVIPTGYSFNLDGTSIYLSMSVIFLAQLYDVHLSFFEILSVIGILMITSKGAAGVTGSGFIVLASTLTALHKIPVEGLAFLLGVDKFMSEARAITNLIGNTVATIIISKTERDFTELNLDPVLSEL, encoded by the coding sequence ATGAATATAACTACTCCAAAATCTTCAAAACAACCCCAAAAAAGCACTTTTAGGCTTATAGTTACGAATCTTACTTTTTGGGTTCTTATTGCCATTATTGCCGGAATTTTGCTCGGTCATTTTTCGCCCGCGAATGGTGTGAAAATGGAAATACTGGGAGCTAAGTTTATTGCATTGATCAAACTCTTTATTGGGCCGATTATATTTCTGACGATCGTTTTGGGAATTTCCGGAATGGGAAACCTGAAAAAAGTGGGCCGAATTGGAATTAAAGCACTAGGTTATTTTGAAGTGGTTTCGACTGTAGCTTTGGCCATTGGTGTGGCGGTAGCTTATTTCTTTAAACCCGGTAAAATCGACAAATCCAGTTTGACTTTGGGAGATGCCAGTCAATATACAACGAATGCTGCGGAGCATTTTTCCTGGCTGCAGTTTTTCTTGTCCAATTTTACACTGCAGGTTTTACTGGCGGCTATTGTTTGTGGTATTGCATTGAATTTTTATAGAAAAAGAGAACAGACGATTCTGATTTTAGAACGTTTTTCGAATGTGGTTTTCCTTGGATTAAAATATGTGATGTATCTCGCTCCTATTGGTGCTTTTGGAGGTATGGCTTACACTATTGGGAAGTTTGGTTTACAAACCCTCATTCCGCTTGGGAAATTGATGTTGTGTGTGTATTTGACGATGGCCCTTTTTGTTTTTCTGATTCTGGGAAGCATTTTGAGATATTATAAAATCAGGATTCTCTCTGTTTTGAAATATATTAAGGAGGAACTTTTACTCGTGTTGGGAACTTCCTCTTCTGAGGCAGCTTTACCGAGTATTATGGTGAAACTGGAACAAATGGGATGCAGTAAATCAGTTGTGGGATTGGTGATTCCAACGGGTTATTCTTTTAATCTAGATGGAACGTCAATTTATTTGTCGATGTCGGTGATATTTCTGGCGCAGCTGTATGACGTACATTTGAGTTTTTTTGAGATTTTAAGTGTTATCGGAATTTTGATGATTACCTCAAAAGGTGCCGCGGGGGTAACCGGAAGCGGATTTATTGTGCTGGCTTCGACTTTAACGGCTTTGCATAAAATTCCGGTTGAAGGTTTGGCTTTTTTACTGGGAGTCGATAAGTTTATGAGTGAAGCCAGAGCGATTACCAATTTGATTGGGAATACAGTGGCAACGATTATCATTTCGAAAACAGAACGCGATTTTACAGAGCTGAATCTGGATCCTGTTTTATCTGAGTTATGA
- a CDS encoding ketopantoate reductase family protein, protein MKRIGILGLGGVGGYFGGLLAKAYYKSDEVEVIFIARGATQKAIADSGLKIVTDESEMIVHPKLVSNNPEEIGELDYLICATKTYDIEESLGSLQSCIVAKTVILPLYNGVDAPERIQKIFPQNDILQGCVYIISMITLPGTIRKMGFYEKLFFGSKTVSVSKLEELQGIFQQARIESYLVENIEETVWEKFIFISALATTTSYLNQNIGEIRDNPDAMSVYVGLVHEIDAVAKAKGLQLPDDIVNQTVLKLEKSPREATSSMHRDLLAGKSTEALSLTKFVLNEGKKYGVKTPLYEKISNVLLP, encoded by the coding sequence ATGAAAAGAATTGGAATTTTAGGACTCGGTGGAGTAGGTGGTTATTTCGGCGGACTTTTGGCGAAAGCCTATTATAAATCTGATGAAGTCGAAGTGATTTTTATTGCTCGTGGCGCCACACAAAAAGCTATTGCTGATAGCGGATTGAAAATAGTAACCGATGAATCAGAAATGATTGTGCATCCAAAACTAGTTTCAAATAATCCCGAGGAAATTGGTGAACTGGATTATTTAATTTGCGCAACCAAAACGTATGACATTGAGGAAAGTTTGGGTTCACTTCAAAGCTGTATTGTGGCTAAAACGGTTATTCTTCCTTTGTATAATGGAGTTGATGCTCCGGAACGCATTCAGAAAATATTCCCTCAGAACGACATACTGCAAGGCTGTGTCTATATCATTTCGATGATTACTTTACCCGGAACCATCCGAAAAATGGGTTTTTATGAAAAGCTGTTTTTTGGTTCTAAGACGGTTTCTGTTTCAAAATTAGAAGAATTGCAAGGAATTTTTCAGCAGGCCAGAATTGAAAGTTATTTGGTAGAAAATATTGAAGAAACGGTATGGGAGAAGTTTATTTTTATTTCAGCATTGGCTACAACAACTTCCTATCTGAATCAGAATATTGGTGAAATTCGGGATAATCCAGATGCCATGTCGGTTTATGTGGGATTGGTGCATGAAATTGATGCGGTTGCCAAAGCGAAAGGATTGCAGCTGCCGGATGATATTGTAAATCAGACTGTACTTAAGTTAGAAAAATCACCACGCGAAGCTACATCATCGATGCATAGAGATCTACTGGCAGGTAAAAGTACCGAAGCCCTTTCACTTACTAAGTTTGTGTTGAATGAAGGGAAAAAATATGGCGTAAAAACGCCATTGTACGAAAAAATTTCTAATGTATTGCTGCCTTAA
- a CDS encoding DUF3575 domain-containing protein, producing MKKNYLFLFLSVLITNVIQAQDEVPSVEKNQFKINMIAPGFVYEHGFTANNTLYSEISLGVGYSYNSFYNESNVYFSPLISEQFRHYYNFKKRAKKGKSTAHNSANFFALNAQYNFRTVSTNERYREYAPSTTIAVLWGLQRTYKRKFNMEFNLGPGINIDQYDTEFVPVVNFTLGWVIGK from the coding sequence ATGAAAAAAAATTATCTGTTCTTATTTTTATCTGTTCTTATTACCAATGTCATTCAGGCGCAAGATGAAGTACCGTCGGTAGAAAAAAATCAATTCAAAATAAATATGATCGCTCCGGGATTCGTTTATGAGCATGGATTTACGGCTAATAACACCCTCTATTCAGAAATTAGCTTAGGGGTTGGTTACAGTTATAACAGTTTCTATAACGAGTCAAACGTTTATTTTTCCCCGTTAATCAGTGAGCAATTTCGCCATTATTACAATTTTAAAAAGAGAGCTAAAAAAGGAAAGAGTACAGCTCATAACTCGGCTAATTTTTTTGCTCTAAATGCCCAGTATAATTTTCGAACGGTTTCTACTAACGAGAGGTATAGAGAATATGCACCATCAACAACCATTGCGGTACTTTGGGGATTGCAGCGAACTTACAAACGAAAATTCAATATGGAATTTAATCTGGGTCCCGGAATAAATATTGATCAATACGATACCGAATTTGTTCCGGTAGTTAATTTTACATTAGGTTGGGTTATTGGAAAATAA
- a CDS encoding response regulator transcription factor — translation MKKLLLAEDDFDFAAILKQYLELHQFEVIWAENGEIALDYFSNQTFDICVLDVMMPKLDGFSLAEKIITINPEIPFIFLTARKLKEDKIIGLKLGADDYIIKPFEVDELILRLQNILKRIEQKRSLDGNNIIEIGSYIFDNERLTLNNKNHVQQLTEMEASLIEYLYLNHNQLLKRDQILMSVWKKDDYFSGRSMDVFISRLRKYFNSDPKISIESTRNIGLEFKIEKP, via the coding sequence TTGAAAAAATTACTTTTAGCCGAGGACGATTTTGATTTTGCCGCAATTTTAAAACAATATTTAGAATTGCATCAATTCGAAGTCATCTGGGCAGAAAATGGAGAAATAGCTTTAGACTATTTTTCAAATCAGACTTTTGATATTTGTGTTTTGGATGTCATGATGCCAAAATTAGACGGATTTTCACTGGCCGAAAAAATAATTACAATCAACCCTGAGATTCCATTTATTTTTCTCACTGCACGAAAATTAAAAGAAGACAAAATCATCGGGTTAAAACTAGGCGCAGACGATTATATCATAAAACCTTTTGAAGTAGACGAACTCATTCTGCGTTTGCAGAATATTCTAAAAAGAATCGAACAAAAAAGGAGTCTGGATGGAAACAACATAATCGAAATTGGGTCTTATATTTTTGATAACGAAAGACTAACCCTAAACAACAAAAATCATGTCCAGCAGCTTACAGAAATGGAAGCTTCTCTTATTGAGTATTTGTATCTGAATCATAACCAGTTATTAAAGAGGGACCAAATTTTAATGTCGGTCTGGAAAAAAGATGATTATTTCTCAGGGCGAAGTATGGATGTTTTTATTAGCAGACTCAGAAAATATTTTAATTCCGATCCAAAAATCAGCATTGAGAGTACCCGAAATATTGGATTGGAATTTAAAATAGAAAAACCTTGA
- a CDS encoding sensor histidine kinase, whose translation MKQRINLLIAFSVIALIVLSTVQCYLVKTTYDYKVAQFHTEIKNKIAGISNDYSDIDSVIVAKKEALYQQLSENYIQGKNNKFEIKKYILENEYSDALTQKIQSKFKRDLPELKLDFAIVLNKFVLYPNHAKADTIFSEKPFIQNKLYGNLISLNHAFLVRNYVGTTNGTYENKNYKLLTEDSMYVSVIDWEMIILKRMTFVLILSLLSIATLITLFFIAIKALIKQKKANDVKTDFINNITHELKTPLTTLGISTKILERKDIRDNDENFNAIVNTISRQNNRLQNLIDQVMANSLAENGIELQKENIETENFLLTIVNDFKITYPKIDIKTNFQTQKTSLYLDKFYLTTALLNVLENAVKYGSNSITLKTNLNQNQFSISVEDDGIGIEKSKQSLLFEKFYRVEQGNLHNTKGLGLGLYYVDQIIKAHQGTVSVVSDLGKGTQFTILLKV comes from the coding sequence ATGAAACAAAGAATCAATTTACTAATAGCATTTTCGGTCATCGCTCTAATTGTTTTATCAACAGTGCAATGTTATTTGGTAAAAACAACTTACGATTATAAAGTGGCGCAGTTTCACACTGAAATTAAAAATAAAATTGCCGGTATCTCTAATGATTATAGCGACATAGACTCGGTAATAGTCGCCAAAAAAGAAGCACTTTACCAGCAATTATCCGAAAATTACATTCAGGGAAAAAACAACAAGTTTGAGATCAAAAAGTATATTCTGGAAAATGAATATAGCGACGCTTTGACACAAAAAATTCAGAGCAAGTTTAAAAGAGATTTACCCGAGTTAAAATTAGATTTTGCGATTGTCCTGAATAAATTTGTTCTGTACCCAAACCACGCAAAAGCAGACACCATTTTCTCTGAAAAACCTTTTATCCAAAACAAACTATACGGAAATCTGATCTCCTTAAATCATGCCTTTTTAGTTCGGAATTATGTTGGAACTACCAACGGAACTTATGAAAATAAGAATTACAAATTATTGACTGAGGATTCGATGTACGTTTCGGTAATCGACTGGGAAATGATCATTTTAAAACGAATGACTTTCGTTCTCATTTTGTCTTTACTTTCTATAGCAACCCTAATAACTCTTTTTTTTATTGCTATAAAAGCATTAATCAAACAGAAGAAGGCCAACGATGTTAAAACCGATTTCATCAATAATATTACCCACGAACTTAAAACCCCATTGACGACATTAGGCATTTCGACCAAAATATTGGAGCGAAAAGACATTCGGGATAATGACGAGAACTTTAATGCTATCGTCAATACCATTTCACGTCAGAACAATCGTTTACAAAATTTGATTGACCAGGTGATGGCCAATTCGCTGGCCGAAAACGGAATCGAATTGCAAAAAGAAAATATCGAAACCGAAAATTTTCTATTGACGATCGTTAATGATTTTAAAATCACCTATCCGAAAATCGACATTAAAACCAATTTTCAGACGCAGAAAACAAGCTTGTATCTGGATAAATTCTATTTGACCACTGCTCTTTTGAATGTTCTGGAAAATGCGGTAAAATATGGCTCCAACTCCATTACACTAAAAACAAATCTGAACCAAAATCAATTTTCAATTAGCGTTGAAGATGATGGAATCGGAATTGAAAAGAGCAAACAATCGCTTCTTTTTGAAAAATTCTATCGCGTAGAACAAGGAAATCTTCACAATACAAAAGGTTTAGGATTAGGATTGTATTATGTTGATCAGATTATAAAAGCGCATCAGGGCACTGTTAGCGTTGTGAGTGATCTTGGAAAAGGAACTCAGTTTACTATTTTATTAAAAGTTTAA
- a CDS encoding outer membrane beta-barrel family protein, translating to MNINLLVKLFLILFWFLFSLTGYAQSEIPKDSLSNALNEVVIAQNKKTFTNTNGNVKVDVANSIYNVIPNTVDLLAKLPTVQISSDRESISVVGRGNPLIYIDNQKVGMNDLNALAVADIKTIEIIQNPSSKYEAEGRSVILIARKFSKKDSFRTEITEVASFKKKYNNYLGFNTSFKKNKLEWKANFNYNQLQPWENHSIDYQIPNAEIASKYDVTAYSQKRQFIFGGSLFYQINEDDYFSFSVNSKLQKDIFPIHTLTYNKNKEIENNVLTYSDNDTRKNFVNSFLNYNKKIKAIDAQVFTGLQWSNFDQALWSNVKNKYNETPFEWAQLRDQKFKVNVFSGRIDAEKKFKNEMKFEMGGLYSSASSKSDFDVLYYENDEREFSQYDFKEQNLAGYSQFSGKIKKVEFSVGVRVENTNVDGKFKADLTPLIRKNYTNFFPKVQLSFPIDSLKSISVNYAKSISRPNYSSLSQGTTYINPYFLYARNINLDPTIVNEISSTFQYHDKSVKLTYYQNTNPVYNSFFFDKELNVMTFKDVNFEKESALILDFELPFTYRFWTTTNSLVFVSEKIEDSSAVFRSSKPYFYYYSNNEFRLPEDYVVAVGFRTIAKQYKGVFERNARTVVDVGVSKTFFKNWSCALSFNNVFKSITEAEVFTINNISSKSRYLIDEHEISVSVKYSFGKVKESEFKGKRMEENSDRIR from the coding sequence ATGAACATTAATTTGCTGGTAAAACTTTTTTTAATTCTCTTTTGGTTCTTATTTTCTTTAACGGGATATGCACAAAGCGAGATCCCAAAAGACAGTCTTTCAAATGCGTTAAATGAAGTTGTGATTGCTCAGAATAAAAAGACTTTTACCAATACAAACGGAAATGTAAAAGTCGATGTTGCCAATTCTATTTATAACGTGATTCCCAATACAGTCGATTTACTGGCAAAGTTGCCAACTGTTCAAATCAGTTCAGATAGAGAAAGTATCTCTGTTGTAGGCAGAGGGAATCCTTTAATTTATATCGACAATCAAAAAGTGGGAATGAATGATTTGAATGCTTTGGCCGTAGCTGATATTAAAACGATCGAAATTATTCAGAATCCCTCTTCTAAATATGAGGCTGAAGGACGTTCTGTAATTTTGATTGCAAGGAAATTTAGTAAAAAAGACAGTTTTAGAACTGAGATTACTGAGGTCGCTTCTTTTAAGAAAAAGTACAATAATTATCTTGGATTTAATACCAGTTTTAAAAAGAACAAACTGGAATGGAAGGCTAATTTTAATTACAATCAATTACAGCCCTGGGAAAATCACAGTATTGATTACCAAATTCCCAATGCCGAAATCGCGTCTAAATATGATGTGACCGCTTATTCCCAAAAAAGACAGTTCATTTTTGGAGGAAGTTTGTTTTATCAGATAAATGAAGATGATTATTTTTCGTTTAGTGTGAACAGTAAGCTTCAGAAAGATATTTTTCCAATTCATACCTTAACTTATAATAAGAATAAAGAGATAGAAAACAACGTGTTGACTTACAGTGATAATGATACCCGAAAGAATTTTGTAAACTCTTTTTTGAATTATAATAAAAAAATAAAAGCTATTGATGCACAGGTTTTTACTGGTTTACAGTGGTCTAATTTTGATCAGGCATTGTGGAGTAATGTTAAGAATAAGTACAACGAAACTCCATTTGAATGGGCGCAGCTTCGCGATCAAAAATTCAAGGTGAATGTCTTTTCGGGTAGAATTGATGCTGAAAAGAAGTTTAAAAATGAGATGAAATTTGAAATGGGAGGATTGTATTCTTCTGCTAGTTCTAAATCAGATTTTGATGTGTTATACTATGAAAATGATGAAAGGGAATTTAGTCAATACGATTTTAAAGAGCAAAATTTGGCAGGTTACAGTCAGTTTTCAGGAAAAATTAAGAAAGTCGAATTTTCCGTTGGAGTAAGGGTTGAGAATACAAATGTGGACGGGAAATTTAAAGCAGATTTGACGCCTCTAATCCGTAAAAATTACACTAATTTTTTCCCTAAAGTACAGCTTTCATTTCCGATAGACAGCTTAAAGAGTATTAGTGTTAATTATGCCAAAAGTATCTCGAGACCTAATTATTCTTCTTTAAGTCAGGGAACAACCTATATTAATCCGTACTTTTTATATGCCAGAAATATTAATTTAGATCCCACGATTGTCAACGAAATCTCGTCTACTTTTCAATACCATGATAAATCGGTGAAGCTAACGTATTATCAAAATACAAACCCGGTTTATAATAGTTTTTTCTTTGATAAGGAACTCAATGTCATGACTTTTAAGGATGTGAATTTTGAGAAAGAGTCCGCCTTGATTCTTGATTTTGAATTGCCTTTCACCTATAGATTTTGGACTACTACAAACTCATTGGTTTTTGTTTCAGAGAAAATTGAAGATTCTTCGGCCGTATTCAGGTCTTCAAAACCTTATTTTTATTATTACTCCAATAACGAATTTAGGCTTCCAGAAGATTATGTAGTAGCGGTTGGTTTCAGGACAATTGCAAAGCAGTACAAAGGAGTTTTTGAAAGAAATGCTAGAACGGTCGTAGATGTAGGGGTTTCTAAAACGTTCTTTAAAAATTGGAGCTGTGCCCTAAGTTTTAATAATGTGTTTAAAAGTATAACAGAAGCAGAAGTTTTTACCATTAACAATATCAGTTCGAAATCAAGATATTTGATTGATGAACATGAGATTTCAGTTTCTGTAAAGTATTCTTTTGGAAAAGTAAAGGAATCCGAATTCAAAGGAAAAAGGATGGAAGAGAATTCAGATCGTATAAGATAA
- a CDS encoding RsmD family RNA methyltransferase, whose amino-acid sequence MRIISGKYKGRRIFPPKNLPVRPTTDMSKEALFNVLNNHFSFDSLKVLDLFSGTGNISFEFASRGSAPITSVDGDFGCVKFIKQVSSEYDFDIAATKSDVYKFLENCKTSYDIVFADPPYGFDQAAFEKIVVTVFERELLHEDGMMIIEHSKYTKMDHLSNFSFQKSYGGSFFSFFELNSTDDDEELPDDSSTKITEEDEG is encoded by the coding sequence ATGAGAATTATTTCAGGGAAATACAAAGGACGCCGCATTTTTCCGCCAAAAAACCTTCCTGTAAGACCAACAACCGACATGAGTAAAGAAGCATTGTTTAATGTTTTGAACAATCATTTTAGTTTTGACAGTTTAAAGGTTTTGGACTTGTTTTCAGGAACCGGTAACATCAGTTTTGAATTCGCCTCCCGCGGAAGTGCTCCAATTACGTCAGTAGACGGTGATTTTGGATGCGTAAAATTTATCAAGCAGGTTTCGTCAGAATACGATTTTGACATCGCGGCAACTAAAAGTGACGTTTACAAATTTCTGGAAAACTGTAAAACCTCCTACGACATTGTTTTTGCCGATCCTCCTTATGGATTTGACCAGGCAGCATTCGAGAAAATTGTGGTAACGGTTTTCGAAAGAGAATTACTTCACGAAGACGGTATGATGATTATCGAGCATTCCAAATACACCAAAATGGATCATTTGAGTAATTTTTCTTTTCAAAAAAGTTACGGAGGATCTTTCTTTAGTTTCTTCGAATTGAACTCCACTGATGATGACGAAGAATTGCCAGACGATTCCTCTACTAAAATAACAGAAGAAGACGAAGGCTAA
- a CDS encoding DUF3822 family protein translates to MSLQNTNITSKNYKKLSIQVSLTGLSFCCFDTLNNTVTSLKEIHFDTFHKTTKVEELFGDAFRNHPELTETYDEVLVIHNNNLSTFVPTALFDENYLGSYLQYNTKVFETDFFAYDQISKYQMNAVYIPYVNINNFFIDQFGTFDYKHANSILVEKILDASRNNDDKKMVVNFNPGHFEVIVVQNQKLLLFNSFEYQTPEDFIYYLLFTAEQLSLNPESFPLELLGTIDQNDAFYAIAYKYIRHISFLDVSTLQQRNSFTTAENQKHYILFQS, encoded by the coding sequence ATGTCATTACAAAACACTAACATCACTTCAAAAAATTACAAAAAGCTTTCTATTCAGGTTTCTCTGACCGGATTGTCATTTTGTTGTTTTGACACTTTAAATAATACGGTTACTTCTTTAAAAGAAATTCATTTCGATACGTTTCATAAAACGACTAAAGTGGAAGAATTGTTTGGAGATGCTTTTAGAAATCACCCGGAACTAACGGAAACTTACGACGAAGTTTTAGTGATTCACAATAACAATCTTTCTACTTTTGTTCCAACGGCTTTGTTTGATGAAAACTACCTTGGAAGTTACCTGCAATACAATACAAAAGTTTTCGAAACTGATTTTTTTGCTTACGATCAGATTTCAAAATACCAAATGAATGCGGTTTATATACCCTATGTCAACATCAACAATTTTTTCATCGATCAGTTTGGCACTTTTGACTACAAACATGCCAACAGTATTTTAGTCGAAAAAATTCTGGACGCTTCAAGAAACAATGACGATAAAAAAATGGTCGTTAATTTCAACCCCGGTCATTTTGAAGTGATTGTAGTCCAAAATCAAAAACTATTATTGTTCAATTCATTTGAATATCAAACACCTGAAGATTTTATTTATTATTTGCTTTTTACTGCCGAACAATTAAGTTTGAATCCTGAAAGTTTTCCGCTTGAATTATTAGGTACAATCGACCAAAACGATGCATTTTATGCCATTGCATATAAATACATTCGTCATATATCCTTTTTGGATGTAAGCACCTTACAGCAAAGAAATAGCTTCACCACAGCCGAAAATCAAAAACATTATATCTTATTCCAATCATGA
- a CDS encoding ATP-dependent DNA helicase, with protein MNSALFYGVLQKKFPFAPTYKQDIFFQKIAIFLTEPANDTIFVLKGYAGTGKTTVISTIVNNLGDINKKFVLLAPTGRAAKVIASYSNTPAFTIHKKIYFPKKSSGGGVAFTKQLNKHKNTIFIVDEASMISDNNSDSKLYDNGSLLDDLITYVYSGTNCKMILLGDTAQLPPVNMDISPALDTHTLGIHYGKEVEHIELDEVMRQEESSGILFNATELRELLKESFITEFRFNVRGFKDIVRLTDGYDIQDAINMAYSNYSIEDTAFIVRSNKRANQYNEQIRTRILFKESELSAGDFLMVVKNNYFWLKETDEAGFIANGDIIEVLELFGIKELYGFNFAKVKIRMVDYPDQKPFETVLILDTIKSESPSLTYEESNRLYEEVMKDYEGESTKYKKFQKVKENEYFNGLQVKFSYAITCHKSQGGQWNTVFIEQPYLPNGIDRDYIRWLYTAMTRAKNKLYLIGFKDESFEE; from the coding sequence ATGAATTCAGCATTGTTTTACGGCGTTTTGCAAAAAAAGTTTCCATTTGCACCAACTTATAAGCAGGATATTTTTTTTCAAAAAATCGCTATTTTTTTAACCGAACCGGCTAACGACACCATTTTTGTTTTGAAAGGATATGCGGGAACGGGAAAAACAACTGTGATTTCAACCATAGTGAACAATTTGGGGGATATTAATAAAAAGTTTGTCTTGCTGGCGCCAACGGGACGTGCAGCAAAGGTAATCGCCAGTTATTCAAATACACCCGCATTTACGATTCATAAAAAAATATATTTTCCGAAAAAATCTTCCGGTGGAGGTGTAGCTTTTACCAAACAGCTCAATAAACATAAAAACACCATTTTTATCGTCGATGAGGCCTCGATGATTTCTGATAATAATTCCGATTCAAAATTATACGATAACGGATCACTGCTGGATGATTTGATTACCTATGTCTATTCGGGAACCAATTGTAAAATGATTCTTTTAGGAGATACTGCTCAGCTTCCTCCTGTAAATATGGATATTAGCCCGGCTTTGGATACGCATACTTTAGGGATTCACTATGGTAAAGAAGTCGAACATATCGAGCTGGACGAGGTCATGCGTCAGGAAGAAAGTTCAGGAATTTTGTTCAATGCGACAGAACTAAGAGAATTGCTGAAGGAAAGTTTTATTACCGAATTTAGGTTCAATGTTAGAGGATTCAAAGACATTGTTCGATTGACGGACGGGTATGACATTCAGGATGCTATCAATATGGCTTACAGTAATTACAGTATTGAAGATACCGCTTTTATTGTTCGCTCGAATAAAAGAGCCAATCAGTATAACGAGCAAATCCGAACCAGAATTTTATTTAAAGAAAGTGAACTGTCGGCAGGAGATTTCTTGATGGTGGTTAAGAATAATTATTTCTGGCTGAAAGAAACAGATGAGGCAGGATTTATTGCCAATGGAGATATTATCGAAGTTCTAGAGCTTTTTGGAATCAAAGAATTGTACGGATTTAATTTTGCAAAAGTAAAAATCAGAATGGTCGATTATCCCGACCAAAAGCCGTTTGAAACGGTATTGATTTTAGATACCATAAAAAGTGAATCTCCATCCTTAACCTACGAAGAATCCAATCGTTTGTATGAGGAAGTAATGAAAGATTATGAAGGTGAAAGTACCAAATACAAGAAGTTTCAGAAAGTAAAAGAAAACGAATATTTTAACGGTTTACAAGTGAAATTCTCCTATGCGATTACCTGTCATAAATCGCAGGGTGGACAATGGAATACGGTTTTTATCGAACAGCCGTATTTGCCAAACGGAATTGATCGCGATTACATCAGATGGCTGTACACGGCTATGACACGTGCTAAAAATAAGTTATATTTGATAGGGTTTAAGGACGAGAGTTTCGAGGAATAA